A genomic stretch from Erigeron canadensis isolate Cc75 chromosome 9, C_canadensis_v1, whole genome shotgun sequence includes:
- the LOC122582909 gene encoding protein ROOT PRIMORDIUM DEFECTIVE 1 has translation MTRFLQRFINNANIQTHFKFGPFNCTTQHRWKKRPSTTAQTRLETRTRDLKLDTLMTKIHKLTIILNLYELMSTRRRGPFVSVQIMSRWKNIVGLNVPIGRFIRKYPHVFDVMPHPVKKNICCKISSKMKDLVKEEYNLVKSLELENVERVKRLLMMSTDGSLHIHALRLIKRELGLPDDFKDSILQKYDGFFELDGLEIVKLVEKEEDMKVAEVEKWREREYKEKWLSEFETKYAFPVSFPTGFVIKAGFKGKLKDWQRMPYVKPYEKLESFRAKTSGGIERFEKRAVGILHELLSLTVEKMVEVERLVHFKKDFGLPVNFRELILKHPGIFYISTRGCIQVVILREAYCKDCLVLANPVYVIRRKMLDLVLLGSRNTRELRSLREGKESVGDQNRGGIIEDDFVVSILEKFDNDDDDYNGNNEIIEDIRDGDNV, from the coding sequence ATGACAAGGTTTTTACAGAGATTCATCAATAATGCTAATATCCAAACCCATTTCAAATTCGGGCCATTCAACTGCACAACACAACACAGATGGAAGAAGAGACCATCTACCACAGCCCAAACCCGATTAGAAACCCGAACACGCGACTTAAAGCTCGATACTTTAATGACCAAAATccacaaattaaccataatctTGAACTTATATGAACTTATGTCCACTAGACGTAGAGGCCCTTTTGTTTCGGTTCAAATCATGTCTCGCTGGAAGAATATCGTTGGTTTAAATGTACCCATTGGCAGGTTTATAAGAAAATATCCCCATGTGTTTGACGTAATGCCTCACccagttaaaaaaaatatatgttgtaagaTAAGTAGtaaaatgaaagatttggtTAAAGAGGAGTACAATTTGGTTAAAAGTTTGGAACTTGAGAATGTTGAAAGGGTTAAAAGGCTGTTGATGATGAGTACTGATGGTAGTTTGCATATACATGCTTTGAGGTTGATTAAACGGGAATTGGGTTTGCCCGACGATTTTAAAGACTCGATTTTGCAGAAGTATGACGGGTTTTTTGAGTTGGATGGTTTGGAGATAGTGAAATTGGTTGAAAAAGAGGAGGATATGAAAGTGGCTGAAGTTGAAAAGTGGAGGGAAAGAGAGTACAAAGAGAAATGGTTGAGTGAGTTCGAGACGAAATATGCTTTTCCTGTTAGTTTTCCGACTGGGTTTGTGATTAAGGCGGGGTTTAAAGGGAAACTGAAAGATTGGCAAAGAATGCCTTATGTTAAACCTTATGAGAAATTAGAGAGTTTTCGGGCTAAAACAAGTGGAGGGATCGAACGATTTGAGAAACGGGCTGTTGGGATTCTTCATGAGCTTTTGAGTTTAACGGTTGAAAAGATGGTTGAGGTTGAACGATTAGTACATTTTAAGAAAGATTTTGGTCTACCGGTTAACTTTCGTGAGCTTATTCTGAAGCATCCTGGAATCTTTTACATATCTACACGAGGTTGTATTCAAGTGGTTATTCTCAGGGAAGCGTACTGTAAAGATTGTCTTGTTTTGGCTAATCCTGTTTATGTCATTAGGAGAAAAATGTTGGATCTTGTATTGTTAGGATCTCGTAATACTAGAGAATTGAGAAGTTTAAGAGAAGGGAAGGAGAGCGTTGGTGATCAAAATCGAGGCGGGATTATTGAGGATGATTTTGTAGTTTCGATTTTAGAAAagtttgataatgatgatgacgacTACAATGGGAACAATGAGATTATTGAGGACATTAGGGATGGTGATAATGTTTAG